A section of the Schistosoma haematobium chromosome ZW, whole genome shotgun sequence genome encodes:
- the TUBB4A_1 gene encoding Tubulin beta-4A chain, variant 3 (EggNog:ENOG410V5GJ~COG:Z) — MFWEVISDEHGIDPTGAYRGDSDLQLERINVYYNEAMGGKYVPRAILVDLEPGTMDSVRAGPFGQLFRPDNFVFGQSGAGNNWAKGHYTEGAELVDSVLDVMRKEAENTDSLQGFQLTHSLGGGTGSGLGTLLISKIREEYPDRIMNTFSVVPSPKVSDTVVEPYNATLSVHQLVENTDETFCIDNEALYDICFRTLKLTNPTYGDLNHLVSATMSGVTTCLRFPGQLNADLRKLAVNMVPFPRLHFFMPGFAPLTSRGSQQYRSLTVPELTQQMFDAKNMMAACDPRHGRYLTVAAIFRGRMSMKEVDEQMLNVQNKNSSYFVEWIPNNVKTAVCDIPPRGLKMSVTFIGNSTAIQELFKRVSEQFTAMFRRKAFLHWYTGEGMDEMEFTEAESNMNDLVSEYQQYQDATVDDGEFE; from the exons ATG TTTTGGGAAGTGATTTCTGATGAACATGGAATCGATCCAACAGGAGCATATCGTGGTGATTCAGATCTCCAGCTGGAAAGGATTAATGTTTACTATAACGAAGCAATGGGAGGAAAATATGTTCCACGTGCAATATTAGTAGACCTGGAACCAGGAACAATGGATAGTGTCCGTGCAGGTCCTTTTGGCCAACTTTTTCGTCCAGACAACTTTGTATTTGGACAAAGTGGTGCAGGAAACAACTGGGCTAAAGGTCATTATACTGAAGGTGCCGAACTTGTGGACTCAGTGTTAGATGTGATGCGTAAGGAGGCAGAGAACACGGATTctcttcaaggttttcaattgactcattcacTTGGTGGTGGAACTGGTTCAGGTTTGGGAACATTGTTGATTTCGAAAATTCGTGAAGAGTATCCTGATCGAATAATGAACACATTTTCAGTTGTTCCATCACCAAAG GTCTCAGATACTGTTGTCGAGCCATACAATGCTACACTGTCTGTACATCAACTTGTTGAGAACACTGATGAAACGTTCTGCATCGACAACGAAGCACTCTATGACATCTGTTTCAGAACACTGAAGTTAACCAACCCCACTTATGGAGATCTCAATCACTTGGTCAGTGCAACCATGTCTGGCGTGACCACCTGTCTCAGATTCCCTGGACAACTGAATGCTGACCTGCGGAAACTGGCAGTGAATATGGTCCCGTTCCCTCGACTGCATTTCTTCATGCCAGGATTCGCTCCACTGACAAGTCGTGGCAGTCAACAGTATCGCTCATTAACTGTGCCTGAACTGACACAACAAATGTTCGATGCAAAGAATATGATGGCTGCCTGTGATCCTCGTCATGGTCGTTACTTGACAGTGGCGGCGATCTTCCGTGGTCGTATGTCTATGAAGGAGGTGGATGAGCAGATGTTGAATGTGCAGAATAAGAATTCGAGTTATTTTGTCGAGTGGATTCCGAATAATGTGAAGACGGCAGTATGTGACATTCCTCCTCGTGGTTTGAAGATGTCGGTGACTTTTATTGGTAACAGTACGGCTATTCAAGAGTTGTTTAAACGTGTTTCTGAACAGTTTACTGCAATGTTCCGTCGTAAAGCGTTTTTACATTGGTATACAGGTGAAGGGATGGATGAGATGGAATTTACTGAGGCTGAATCAAATATGAATGATTTGGTAAGTGAATATCAACAGTATCAAGACGCGACTGTCGATGATGGGGAATTTGAGTAG